One window of the Flavobacteriaceae bacterium YJPT1-3 genome contains the following:
- a CDS encoding RagB/SusD family nutrient uptake outer membrane protein: MKNHSILSILLLTTAFLFAGCEDFLEEAPETFQTPQNFFENEDQLNEAVAGIYNTNRGLMNGAHWRFGENRSDNTSFQFNPADRGGFNNEEVDLFLMLSANPNLGEYWNTSYSGISRANFALENIDGVTFNDESLRNVRRGEILFLRSWFYFNLVQLFGDVPYVTSAGDTPDEILSDEFLERIPVGEVYANILDDMQQAIDLLPNPGATESGRATKGAALMLKAKMHMTLQEFSIAAELLEEMQSLGYSLQADYASIFAPDNKNNSEMVFEIQYSFALGQASNFVSRFVPFNSGNDILGESGPAGSRAGQNQPTQSLIDIYDEDDARFTHNISFYDDGTTVEPWMSKFNYGFEDQGLQDVNFPMFRYADALLMLAECYEKSGGGDPVLLLQQVRSRSMPDSSLSPDELANLEQTIADERRRELAFENHRWFDLLRTGKAVEVMTAHGMDQKAQKPTVPDEAYTNIRTLLGIPFGQVEEFGFTQNPGW; the protein is encoded by the coding sequence ATGAAGAACCATTCGATATTATCAATACTGCTATTGACCACTGCATTTCTTTTTGCAGGCTGTGAGGACTTTTTGGAGGAGGCTCCTGAGACTTTTCAGACGCCACAGAATTTCTTTGAAAATGAAGACCAACTCAATGAAGCCGTTGCAGGAATCTACAACACCAATCGTGGATTAATGAATGGTGCGCACTGGCGTTTTGGCGAAAATAGGTCAGACAATACGAGCTTCCAATTCAATCCTGCTGATCGTGGCGGATTCAATAATGAAGAAGTAGATCTGTTCTTAATGCTTTCAGCTAATCCCAATCTTGGGGAATATTGGAATACGAGCTATTCCGGTATCTCCAGAGCGAACTTTGCCCTGGAAAACATCGACGGTGTGACCTTTAACGACGAATCACTGCGCAATGTGCGTCGGGGTGAAATACTCTTTCTTAGGAGCTGGTTTTACTTCAATCTGGTACAGCTTTTTGGTGATGTACCCTACGTCACTTCTGCCGGGGACACCCCCGATGAAATCCTGTCCGATGAATTTTTGGAACGAATACCTGTAGGTGAGGTTTACGCGAATATTCTAGATGATATGCAGCAAGCCATTGATCTGTTGCCCAATCCAGGAGCTACTGAAAGCGGTAGAGCTACAAAGGGTGCGGCACTGATGCTGAAGGCGAAAATGCATATGACGTTACAAGAGTTTTCCATTGCCGCTGAACTCCTGGAGGAAATGCAAAGTCTCGGCTATTCATTGCAAGCTGATTATGCGAGTATTTTTGCGCCCGACAACAAAAACAACAGTGAAATGGTTTTTGAAATACAATATTCCTTTGCGCTCGGGCAAGCTTCTAATTTCGTATCGCGATTTGTCCCTTTTAACAGTGGTAATGACATCCTGGGCGAAAGTGGCCCTGCGGGATCACGAGCGGGACAGAACCAGCCTACCCAAAGCCTCATCGATATTTACGATGAAGACGACGCACGATTTACGCACAATATTTCCTTTTATGATGATGGCACGACGGTAGAACCCTGGATGAGTAAGTTCAACTACGGTTTTGAAGATCAAGGATTGCAAGATGTGAATTTCCCAATGTTCCGCTATGCTGATGCTCTATTAATGCTGGCGGAATGTTACGAAAAATCCGGTGGCGGCGACCCGGTCTTGCTTTTACAGCAGGTCAGGAGCCGATCCATGCCAGATTCAAGCTTGAGTCCAGATGAATTAGCAAACCTGGAACAGACCATTGCCGACGAGCGAAGACGGGAACTGGCTTTTGAAAACCACCGCTGGTTTGATTTGCTGCGCACCGGCAAAGCAGTGGAGGTCATGACCGCACACGGTATGGACCAAAAAGCACAAAAGCCAACCGTACCGGATGAAGCATATACCAATATCAGAACTTTACTGGGTATTCCTTTTGGACAAGTGGAGGAATTTGGTTTTACTCAAAATCCCGGCTGGTAA
- a CDS encoding PKD domain-containing protein produces the protein MKTKINTALLLFFVLSTVIIGCEDDDINLDSPYTLFTFDVTDLTVVFANATVDNPESFNWDFGDGASSTEANPTHTYQEGGTYTVVLTASNSAGEDQFERTVTVTEPIPPLAPVVSESFDSYTADASVEGQGTATDGWAGAWTKLTGDDVNVVSSGIINNQIAVATSGNALLLDASGTNTRYKRNFETPYVDNGNTYWFAFQAEFNNTDLDGGEVQVMLVDNDVESFGAGGGDGQFLGIGKTINPAGLGIMTFGPFNNEEATTVTAEGPLWLVAKIETNGTAEDDVVKLFVNPTPGVEPADGTQVVTFNAPELSGGWQGVGFKYSGGNASQVKIDDIYVGNTYQDVTPLNYVDLPPPVIESFDTYTVDASVEGQGDASDGWAGPWVKLSGGDVNVVSGGIENSTIAVQTTGNSLLLDASVGASRYKRLLTEPFMDDGRTYWFAFQAEFAGATDDTGELIIMLVDNEAEDFGGGGPNGQFLGIGKTISPGAPLGIMTFGPFNNIDATDVSVADGPLWLVAKIETNGTAERDLVRVFVNPTPGIEPANGTEAVSFAAPELNGGWEGIGFKFSGGATTAKIDDLYLGYRYADVTPENY, from the coding sequence ATGAAGACCAAAATAAATACCGCATTGCTCCTTTTTTTCGTCCTATCCACCGTAATCATCGGATGTGAGGATGACGACATAAATCTAGATTCACCCTACACCTTATTTACCTTTGACGTAACCGATCTCACAGTGGTATTTGCAAATGCAACTGTAGACAATCCGGAAAGCTTCAATTGGGACTTTGGAGATGGTGCCAGTTCTACCGAAGCCAATCCCACCCACACTTATCAAGAGGGTGGTACTTACACTGTAGTTTTGACAGCCAGCAACAGTGCCGGAGAAGATCAATTCGAAAGAACGGTTACGGTTACTGAGCCCATACCACCGCTAGCTCCGGTCGTTTCTGAATCCTTCGACAGTTATACTGCTGATGCCAGCGTGGAGGGACAAGGCACAGCGACTGATGGATGGGCAGGAGCATGGACAAAATTAACCGGGGATGATGTCAATGTTGTATCGAGCGGCATTATCAACAACCAAATCGCCGTGGCGACTTCAGGAAATGCGCTATTGCTGGATGCTAGCGGAACGAATACACGCTACAAACGCAATTTTGAAACGCCCTACGTGGATAATGGAAATACGTATTGGTTTGCCTTTCAGGCTGAATTCAACAACACCGACCTCGATGGTGGTGAAGTACAGGTCATGTTGGTCGATAATGATGTTGAAAGTTTTGGAGCCGGAGGAGGAGATGGCCAATTTTTGGGAATCGGTAAAACCATAAATCCAGCTGGCCTTGGTATTATGACCTTTGGACCCTTTAACAATGAAGAGGCGACAACAGTGACTGCAGAAGGGCCACTTTGGCTAGTCGCTAAGATTGAGACCAATGGAACCGCAGAAGACGATGTGGTAAAACTATTCGTCAATCCCACGCCGGGCGTCGAACCTGCCGATGGAACACAAGTAGTGACTTTCAATGCTCCTGAACTCAGCGGTGGCTGGCAAGGTGTCGGTTTCAAGTACAGCGGTGGAAATGCTTCTCAGGTGAAAATTGATGACATCTACGTAGGAAACACCTATCAGGATGTTACCCCGCTCAACTACGTGGATCTCCCACCTCCAGTCATTGAGTCGTTCGATACTTATACCGTTGATGCCTCTGTTGAAGGTCAGGGGGACGCTAGTGATGGATGGGCAGGACCTTGGGTTAAATTATCTGGTGGAGACGTCAATGTGGTTTCAGGAGGAATTGAGAACAGTACCATTGCGGTGCAAACCACAGGAAATTCGCTGTTGCTCGATGCGAGTGTTGGTGCTTCTCGCTACAAGCGTCTTTTAACGGAACCCTTTATGGATGACGGTCGTACCTATTGGTTTGCTTTTCAAGCGGAGTTTGCCGGTGCAACCGATGATACGGGTGAATTAATAATTATGCTGGTCGATAATGAGGCAGAAGATTTTGGTGGCGGCGGCCCTAATGGTCAGTTTCTAGGAATTGGTAAAACCATCAGTCCTGGCGCCCCACTTGGGATCATGACCTTTGGACCATTTAATAATATAGATGCAACAGATGTTTCAGTAGCAGACGGACCATTATGGCTGGTTGCTAAAATTGAAACCAATGGAACCGCCGAACGGGATCTGGTCCGGGTATTCGTCAACCCAACTCCTGGAATTGAACCCGCTAATGGCACAGAGGCCGTGTCTTTCGCTGCTCCAGAACTTAACGGTGGCTGGGAAGGCATTGGATTCAAGTTTAGTGGAGGAGCAACAACCGCTAAAATTGATGACCTTTATTTGGGGTATCGCTATGCTGATGTTACTCCTGAGAATTATTAG
- a CDS encoding sulfatase-like hydrolase/transferase gives MLTDDQRADAVGFMGNPQIKTPHLDILASQGIVFSNAYVTTSICSVSRASILTGQYARRHNIWGFSKNFSPQQWQKTYPIVMRNQGYYTGFIGKFGVGNELPQADFDYWRGFEGQGSFRQKNEAGDDIHLTRMISDQIITFIDTVKSKAQAFCLSVSFKAPHVEGDPGYFLPDPKYGQLHNQQVLSEPVQSAPEFFNHFPPAFTENNVARNRWKSRFANPQMQQENIRKYYQLIHGIDVVVGELVEALTRNGLLDNTIIIYTSDNGFYLGEYGFAGKWYGSEPSIRVPLMIFDGRNPLSQRKTRKDIALNIDLAPTLLKLAGITSPKEMQGYALMPQPESPRDYFLYEHLWQSTPRYFIPSTEGIVYTDKKYMRYFMNRDTTELIFEELYDLNKDPLEINNLMNAPTFTSLKKSLKDTLHRAKLQASVD, from the coding sequence TTGCTTACTGACGATCAGCGAGCCGACGCAGTGGGATTTATGGGGAACCCTCAAATTAAGACGCCACATCTGGACATTTTGGCCTCGCAGGGTATTGTCTTTTCTAATGCTTACGTTACGACTTCCATATGTTCCGTGAGCAGGGCGAGCATTCTGACCGGGCAATACGCGCGCAGACACAATATTTGGGGATTCTCAAAAAATTTCAGTCCACAACAATGGCAAAAAACCTATCCCATCGTCATGAGAAATCAGGGCTATTATACGGGGTTTATCGGCAAATTTGGGGTGGGAAATGAACTCCCGCAAGCCGACTTTGATTATTGGCGTGGGTTTGAGGGTCAGGGTAGTTTCAGACAAAAAAATGAAGCGGGCGATGATATCCATCTGACCCGAATGATCAGCGATCAGATTATAACGTTTATTGATACAGTAAAGAGTAAAGCTCAGGCTTTTTGTCTCTCTGTTAGTTTTAAGGCCCCTCATGTCGAAGGCGATCCGGGCTACTTTCTTCCTGACCCCAAGTACGGGCAACTTCATAACCAGCAAGTGCTTTCAGAACCAGTGCAATCGGCGCCTGAATTCTTCAATCACTTTCCACCAGCGTTTACAGAGAATAATGTCGCCAGAAACCGATGGAAATCGCGCTTTGCAAATCCTCAGATGCAACAAGAAAACATCAGAAAATATTATCAACTCATCCACGGTATTGATGTGGTAGTAGGGGAACTGGTAGAAGCGCTTACGCGAAATGGTCTATTGGACAACACCATCATCATTTATACCAGTGATAACGGCTTTTATTTAGGGGAATACGGTTTTGCCGGTAAGTGGTATGGCAGTGAACCCTCTATTCGGGTTCCGTTGATGATTTTCGATGGTAGAAACCCTCTTTCACAAAGAAAAACGAGAAAAGATATCGCTTTAAATATCGATTTAGCGCCTACCCTACTTAAGCTAGCAGGAATTACATCTCCAAAAGAAATGCAGGGATATGCCTTAATGCCGCAACCAGAATCGCCAAGAGACTATTTTTTATATGAACATTTATGGCAATCGACCCCAAGGTATTTTATACCGAGCACAGAAGGTATAGTGTATACCGACAAGAAGTATATGCGTTATTTTATGAACCGGGATACTACAGAGCTCATTTTTGAGGAACTCTACGACTTGAATAAAGATCCGCTGGAAATTAACAATCTCATGAACGCCCCCACCTTTACCTCCTTGAAAAAAAGCCTTAAAGACACCTTACATCGGGCCAAGCTCCAAGCCTCTGTCGATTGA
- a CDS encoding GntR family transcriptional regulator, translating into MFDLLDINPKSRKPKYQQIVDSFIHNIAMGRLTMGQKIPSINNLSEEFYLSRDTVEKAYNILKDQKIITSIRGKGYYVTRTELISRINVLFLINKLSTYKLRTFNSFVQNMGGKGHIDLHIYHCDETLFLNLLEKHTGAYDFYVIMPHFKTENLSHISYTDKVLKALSAIPSEKLVIMDNNKLQFERDVIEIYQDFENDIYEALHVGLDKIIKYNKLFLVYPENTVYPYPKRILHGFRKFCVEHHLDFEIIDQVYDDIVLKKGDLFITIEESDLVNLVKQIRDDELNLGVEIGVISYNDTPLKDLLGITVISTDFNAMGQRAAQMVLNHEKGKIKNPFNFIDRNSV; encoded by the coding sequence ATGTTTGATCTTTTGGATATCAATCCAAAATCCCGTAAGCCTAAATACCAACAAATTGTGGACAGTTTCATCCACAATATAGCCATGGGACGACTTACTATGGGGCAGAAGATACCCTCCATAAATAATTTGAGTGAGGAGTTCTATCTATCTCGAGATACGGTGGAGAAGGCCTACAATATTTTAAAGGACCAAAAGATCATCACTTCTATTCGTGGAAAGGGATACTATGTGACACGCACCGAACTCATCTCACGTATCAATGTTCTTTTTCTTATCAACAAATTAAGCACTTACAAACTCAGGACCTTTAATTCGTTTGTACAGAATATGGGAGGTAAAGGCCATATTGATCTGCACATCTATCATTGCGATGAAACCTTATTTCTAAATCTGCTTGAAAAGCACACCGGCGCTTACGACTTTTATGTCATCATGCCCCATTTCAAAACCGAGAACCTGAGTCACATCAGCTATACTGACAAGGTATTGAAGGCATTGAGCGCGATTCCTTCGGAAAAGTTGGTCATCATGGACAACAACAAACTTCAATTTGAGCGTGACGTTATTGAGATTTATCAGGATTTTGAAAATGACATTTATGAAGCGCTGCATGTTGGTCTGGACAAAATCATTAAGTACAATAAGCTATTTTTAGTCTATCCTGAGAATACCGTTTATCCCTACCCCAAACGGATACTTCACGGCTTCCGTAAATTTTGCGTTGAGCACCATCTTGATTTCGAAATTATTGACCAGGTCTATGATGACATCGTGCTGAAAAAAGGTGATTTGTTCATCACCATCGAAGAATCAGACTTGGTCAATTTGGTCAAGCAGATTCGCGATGACGAGCTGAATTTAGGTGTTGAAATAGGGGTCATCTCGTATAATGATACACCGCTAAAAGATCTTCTGGGCATTACGGTCATATCGACCGACTTTAATGCCATGGGCCAGCGAGCCGCTCAAATGGTCCTCAATCACGAAAAAGGGAAGATTAAAAATCCTTTTAATTTTATCGATCGGAATTCCGTCTGA
- a CDS encoding bifunctional aldolase/short-chain dehydrogenase produces MSNPSKNFKYVDYLWDQKHADNLGDDQVALFLYRSNILGADLRITNYGGGNTSCKTMEKDPLTNEDVEVMWVKGSGGDIGTLTRQGIAGLYVKRLRNLKNVYDGLEDEDRMVGLFNHCIYDLDSKAPSIDTPLHGLLPFKHIDHLHPDALIAVAAAEGSQQVTHEIWGDTMGWVPWQRPGFDLGLQLEKCLEENPGIRGIVLESHGLFTWGDTSYECYINSLEVIEKASEYIEKKIKAQGEVFGGPKIESLSPSNRMKKAASLMPILRGMASSENRMIGHFTDSETVLQFINSHDLERLAPMGTSCPDHFLRTKIQPLVLNLDKDEDLSVTEQIKGKLKEQFENYRAEYKAYYEKHKHENSPAMRDPNPVIIIYPGVGMFSFAKNKQTARVASEFYINAINVMRGAEAISSYTSLPRQEAFDIEYWLLEEAKLQRQPKEKPLSRKVALITGAGGGIGQAIAEKLAAEGANVMLTDIEEKRLQEALEAFGQDTASSAICDVTKSASIQEALHKTTLEFGGVDILVHSAGLAISKPLEETSEQDWNLLQNVLVKAQYELAKQALTILRKQNLGGDIVSIASKNGLVAGPNNVGYGTAKAAQQHMVRLLAAELGDDKIRVNTINPDGVIVGSKIWEGDWAEGRARAHGISVEELPSHYAKRNLLQEIIYPEDIANGVFALVGILDKTTGNSINVDGGMANAFLR; encoded by the coding sequence ATGAGTAATCCCTCCAAAAACTTCAAATACGTCGACTATCTATGGGATCAAAAACACGCCGATAATCTTGGCGACGACCAGGTGGCGCTTTTCTTGTACCGCTCCAATATACTGGGTGCTGATCTACGGATCACCAACTATGGAGGAGGTAACACCAGTTGCAAGACTATGGAAAAAGATCCGCTGACTAATGAAGACGTCGAAGTCATGTGGGTCAAAGGTTCTGGCGGTGATATTGGGACCCTGACCCGTCAAGGCATAGCAGGCCTGTACGTCAAACGACTTCGCAATTTAAAAAATGTTTATGACGGGCTTGAGGACGAAGACCGGATGGTGGGTTTGTTCAATCATTGTATCTACGACCTCGATAGCAAAGCACCTTCTATAGACACCCCATTACACGGCCTTTTACCCTTTAAACATATTGATCATTTGCACCCGGACGCTCTTATAGCCGTCGCTGCCGCGGAAGGAAGTCAACAGGTTACTCACGAAATTTGGGGCGATACCATGGGCTGGGTCCCCTGGCAACGACCAGGATTCGACTTAGGACTCCAGCTCGAAAAATGCCTGGAAGAAAATCCCGGTATTCGAGGAATCGTGCTTGAAAGTCACGGTTTGTTTACCTGGGGCGACACCAGTTATGAGTGCTACATCAACAGTTTAGAGGTCATTGAAAAGGCTTCTGAGTACATCGAGAAGAAAATCAAGGCCCAGGGCGAGGTATTCGGTGGTCCAAAAATTGAAAGTTTAAGTCCGTCTAATCGCATGAAGAAGGCAGCCAGTCTGATGCCCATTTTACGGGGAATGGCCTCTTCAGAGAATCGAATGATCGGTCATTTCACAGATAGCGAGACCGTATTGCAATTTATTAACAGTCATGATTTAGAGCGACTGGCACCCATGGGCACTTCCTGCCCTGATCATTTTCTACGCACGAAGATTCAGCCTTTGGTCTTAAATCTGGATAAAGATGAAGACCTATCAGTTACGGAACAGATTAAAGGTAAATTGAAAGAACAATTCGAAAACTACCGAGCGGAATACAAAGCCTATTACGAAAAGCACAAACACGAGAACAGTCCGGCTATGCGCGATCCCAATCCGGTAATCATCATTTATCCGGGGGTGGGTATGTTCAGTTTTGCCAAGAATAAGCAAACAGCTCGGGTAGCCAGCGAATTCTATATCAATGCCATCAATGTTATGCGTGGAGCCGAGGCTATTTCATCCTATACTTCCCTGCCGCGACAAGAAGCCTTTGATATTGAATATTGGCTTTTGGAAGAAGCCAAACTGCAACGCCAGCCCAAAGAAAAGCCACTTTCCAGAAAAGTGGCCTTAATCACCGGTGCCGGTGGTGGCATTGGACAAGCTATTGCTGAAAAATTAGCAGCAGAAGGCGCTAATGTGATGCTGACCGATATCGAAGAGAAGCGCCTGCAGGAAGCGCTCGAGGCATTCGGGCAGGATACAGCCTCCAGTGCCATTTGTGATGTCACTAAAAGTGCTTCCATTCAAGAGGCACTTCATAAAACCACACTGGAATTTGGAGGTGTAGATATCCTCGTACACAGTGCTGGATTGGCTATTTCCAAGCCCCTGGAAGAAACTTCAGAACAGGATTGGAATTTGCTTCAAAACGTACTCGTTAAAGCACAATATGAACTTGCGAAACAAGCCTTAACAATCTTACGAAAACAGAACCTGGGCGGTGATATCGTCAGTATTGCCAGTAAAAACGGCCTGGTGGCTGGGCCTAACAATGTGGGCTACGGTACGGCTAAAGCAGCCCAACAGCACATGGTGCGCTTGCTGGCCGCAGAATTGGGTGACGATAAAATACGCGTGAACACCATCAATCCCGATGGGGTCATTGTTGGCAGTAAGATATGGGAAGGTGACTGGGCTGAAGGGCGAGCCAGGGCACACGGCATTAGCGTGGAGGAGTTGCCAAGTCATTACGCTAAGCGCAACTTACTCCAGGAGATCATCTATCCGGAAGATATAGCCAACGGGGTATTTGCGCTGGTTGGTATTCTGGATAAGACCACAGGAAACAGCATCAATGTAGACGGCGGAATGGCTAACGCCTTTTTACGGTAA
- a CDS encoding TIM barrel protein — MTLDPNQISAHNNRFTKDQQVQFDALANRLKSMNIDVAEVIQRLAEFQVAIPSWALGAGGTRFGRFSFPGEPSTLDQKLEDVGLIHQLTQTAGAISLHIPWDIPKDYQAIKEKAASLNITFDAVNSNTFQDQKDQKYSYKFGSLSNTDKAVRDQAIAHNQEVVQIGEQLGSKSLTVWLADGASFPGQTNFQKALDHTQNSLQQIYADMPKDWKLFVEYKPYEPNFYSTVIQDWGTSLMLAEGCGDRAYTLVDLGHHLPNTNIEQIVATLMLKGKLGGFHFNDSKYGDDDLTVGSIKPYALFLIFKELVYGMANNPNNPELAWMIDASHNLKDPLEDLIQSLEAIQEAFAKALLIDQNALEDAQKSHDVTRCQEILQEAYRTDVRPLIQQARLKTGGAIHPITAYREFQVRKELVAKRGSNTKASGL, encoded by the coding sequence ATGACCCTAGACCCTAATCAAATCTCAGCACATAACAACCGCTTTACGAAAGATCAGCAGGTACAATTTGATGCCCTGGCCAATCGTCTCAAATCAATGAATATTGATGTTGCTGAAGTAATTCAACGATTAGCCGAGTTTCAAGTAGCCATACCCAGTTGGGCATTAGGTGCTGGGGGCACTCGCTTTGGGCGCTTTTCCTTTCCTGGCGAGCCTTCCACCTTGGACCAAAAACTGGAAGACGTCGGTTTGATCCATCAATTGACCCAGACCGCTGGAGCTATTTCGCTTCATATTCCCTGGGATATCCCGAAGGATTACCAAGCCATCAAAGAAAAGGCTGCTTCCCTGAATATCACCTTTGATGCGGTCAACTCCAATACATTTCAAGATCAGAAGGACCAAAAATATTCCTATAAGTTTGGCTCTTTGAGCAATACGGATAAGGCCGTCAGAGATCAAGCGATCGCCCATAACCAGGAAGTGGTACAAATCGGTGAACAGCTGGGTTCGAAAAGTTTAACCGTCTGGCTGGCTGATGGCGCCTCCTTTCCCGGTCAAACCAACTTTCAGAAAGCTTTAGATCATACCCAGAATAGCTTGCAACAGATCTATGCAGATATGCCTAAAGACTGGAAGTTATTTGTAGAATACAAACCTTATGAACCCAATTTTTACAGCACGGTCATTCAGGATTGGGGTACTTCGTTAATGTTGGCTGAGGGCTGTGGCGATCGTGCCTATACCCTGGTCGATTTGGGTCATCATTTGCCCAATACCAACATCGAACAAATTGTGGCCACCCTCATGTTAAAAGGCAAATTGGGTGGTTTCCATTTCAATGACAGTAAGTACGGAGATGACGACCTGACCGTTGGAAGTATAAAACCCTATGCCCTATTCCTCATTTTCAAAGAACTGGTCTATGGTATGGCCAACAATCCAAACAATCCCGAACTGGCCTGGATGATTGATGCCAGTCACAATCTGAAAGATCCTCTAGAAGATTTAATTCAGTCGCTAGAGGCTATACAGGAAGCTTTCGCGAAAGCATTACTGATTGACCAAAACGCTCTGGAAGATGCCCAGAAGAGCCACGATGTTACCCGCTGTCAGGAAATTTTACAAGAAGCCTATCGCACCGATGTACGGCCTTTGATTCAGCAAGCCCGACTTAAGACTGGAGGGGCCATTCACCCCATCACGGCCTACCGGGAGTTCCAAGTGCGTAAGGAGTTGGTCGCGAAGCGGGGCTCGAACACTAAGGCCTCGGGTCTTTAA